The Flavobacterium commune genome contains a region encoding:
- a CDS encoding TlpA family protein disulfide reductase, translating to MKKIFILLVAILVSGSAFSQKTIDKPDYGLSNLPGKLTKIELTDSATIIHFYIKYQPGQWIQVPKDTYIQDINGGVKYLATQTEGIPFGERYTMPETGEANYKVFFPKLKNGIDKIDFGEGNNNPNNWSVYDIVINEKDVESLMPKVLQGNWFQTDGSNQWDYGFYANQAVVDKRVWKYKTVESKKNNYTIVLENAGKEKTIYAQIDKKEGVKFGDNKEKLATYSTEKIDNPNYKLTNDEVYTSAIFKSDSATFSGFIKGYTARAARKTGTIHVSNVLTGNQDSHLVKIADDGSFSVKFPINHPQSIYVNILGNRSSVFVEPGKETFMVVDRDTPLFMGDCARINSDLLSFGEPYSHYEEYRKLSGKILEISPEDYKKACLDIKNNQLQIIESITKKQFISQKALQIKKLDIEYMALENILSYDMYREDFKRSKLSENNQFDSETEDFKLDKSYYDFLTPSVLNNVTAVVTNSYYIFINRLRFANIFRNNVVSSFYNLTSETAESLQKLGVTLSTDELQMAAASRKVEKNMMRTIGFFDTNRTEIQKFQTNHKEAYSKLQKDNPKIGVSVEALAAYLKTQGITLTVEENELLKKFKLSQLTKEELAIQKQYYDQYGESLKLFNEKYKENIQVIADEKEFEKLNDKLNKIFGIKEAFVYDVFTLQDKAGDLESNFTPYTDTQLKWIQGKIKNPFLSNSIVRENDRIKAKIEMNKKQTGFVVNTVKKTESDELFDLMLAKFKGKVIYVDFWATWCGPCMQGIKEIAPLKDEMKDQEVVFLYITNQSSPEKTWNNSIPNIKGEHYRVSEDEWNYLTQKFNISGIPHYVLVNKKGEVVNPELGHHSNESLKKILEKQL from the coding sequence ATGAAAAAAATCTTTATTCTTCTTGTTGCGATTCTCGTAAGCGGTAGTGCTTTTTCGCAGAAAACAATTGACAAACCAGACTATGGTTTGAGTAATCTTCCTGGGAAATTAACTAAAATTGAATTGACCGATTCGGCAACAATCATTCATTTCTATATTAAATACCAACCCGGACAATGGATTCAAGTTCCTAAGGATACCTATATACAGGATATCAATGGAGGTGTAAAATACTTGGCAACCCAAACCGAAGGAATCCCATTTGGAGAAAGATATACGATGCCTGAAACAGGAGAGGCAAACTATAAGGTTTTCTTCCCTAAGTTGAAAAATGGAATAGATAAAATAGATTTTGGTGAAGGCAATAATAATCCTAATAATTGGTCTGTTTACGATATTGTAATTAATGAAAAAGATGTTGAATCGTTAATGCCTAAAGTTTTACAGGGAAATTGGTTTCAAACCGATGGAAGTAATCAATGGGATTACGGATTTTATGCCAATCAGGCAGTGGTTGATAAAAGAGTCTGGAAATATAAAACTGTAGAAAGCAAAAAAAACAATTATACTATTGTGCTAGAAAACGCTGGAAAAGAAAAGACTATTTATGCTCAAATAGATAAAAAAGAAGGAGTTAAGTTTGGAGACAATAAAGAAAAATTAGCAACTTATAGTACCGAAAAAATAGATAATCCAAACTATAAACTAACTAATGATGAAGTCTATACTTCTGCTATTTTTAAATCAGATTCCGCTACTTTTTCCGGTTTTATAAAAGGTTATACTGCCAGAGCAGCTAGAAAAACAGGAACGATACATGTAAGTAATGTTTTGACAGGAAATCAAGATTCGCATTTGGTTAAAATTGCAGATGATGGCAGTTTTTCGGTCAAGTTTCCAATTAATCATCCGCAATCTATTTATGTAAATATTCTTGGGAATAGATCTTCTGTTTTTGTAGAACCTGGGAAAGAAACCTTTATGGTTGTCGATAGGGACACTCCATTGTTTATGGGAGATTGTGCAAGAATAAATTCTGATCTTCTAAGTTTTGGTGAACCTTATAGTCATTATGAAGAATATAGAAAACTATCGGGCAAAATTTTAGAGATAAGTCCTGAGGATTATAAAAAGGCTTGTCTGGATATAAAAAATAATCAACTTCAAATTATAGAGTCTATTACTAAAAAGCAATTTATTAGCCAGAAAGCACTTCAAATTAAAAAGCTTGATATTGAATATATGGCTTTGGAGAATATTCTAAGTTATGATATGTACAGAGAAGATTTTAAAAGAAGTAAATTGTCAGAAAATAATCAATTTGATTCAGAAACAGAAGATTTTAAGTTAGATAAATCCTATTATGATTTTTTAACTCCATCGGTTTTAAATAATGTAACAGCAGTAGTAACTAATAGTTACTATATTTTTATAAATAGGTTAAGGTTTGCTAATATTTTTAGAAACAATGTTGTTAGTTCTTTTTATAATTTAACTTCTGAAACAGCTGAATCGCTTCAAAAATTAGGGGTTACTTTATCTACAGACGAGTTGCAGATGGCTGCTGCCAGTAGAAAAGTAGAAAAGAATATGATGAGAACTATTGGTTTTTTTGACACTAATAGAACTGAAATTCAAAAATTCCAAACCAATCATAAAGAAGCGTACAGTAAATTGCAAAAAGACAATCCAAAGATTGGAGTTTCGGTTGAAGCTCTGGCAGCTTATTTGAAAACTCAGGGTATAACACTTACAGTTGAAGAAAATGAATTGCTGAAAAAATTTAAATTATCTCAATTAACCAAAGAGGAATTGGCTATCCAAAAACAATATTATGACCAATATGGAGAAAGTTTAAAGTTATTTAATGAAAAATACAAGGAAAATATTCAGGTGATTGCTGATGAAAAAGAATTTGAAAAGTTGAATGATAAGCTAAATAAAATTTTTGGTATCAAAGAGGCTTTTGTATATGATGTATTTACTTTACAGGATAAAGCAGGTGACTTAGAAAGCAATTTTACTCCATATACTGATACTCAATTAAAATGGATACAAGGAAAAATAAAGAATCCTTTTTTGTCTAATTCTATTGTTAGAGAAAATGATAGAATTAAAGCTAAGATAGAAATGAATAAGAAACAAACAGGTTTTGTAGTTAATACGGTTAAGAAAACCGAAAGTGATGAACTATTTGATTTGATGTTAGCTAAGTTCAAAGGAAAAGTAATTTATGTCGATTTTTGGGCAACCTGGTGTGGCCCATGTATGCAAGGAATTAAAGAAATTGCACCACTAAAAGACGAGATGAAAGATCAAGAAGTTGTCTTTTTGTATATAACAAACCAAAGTTCTCCTGAAAAAACATGGAATAACAGCATTCCAAATATAAAAGGCGAACACTACAGAGTTTCAGAAGATGAATGGAATTATTTAACCCAAAAATTTAATATTTCCGGAATTCCACATTATGTTTTGGTGAATAAAAAAGGAGAGGTAGTAAATCCAGAATTAGGACACCATTCCAATGAATCTTTAAAAAAGATTTTAGAAAAACAGCTGTAA
- a CDS encoding winged helix-turn-helix domain-containing protein, which yields MGIIDKLNKNFESRVRLGIMSILMVNDWVDFTEMKALLNITDGNLASHSTALEKSEYIEIKKEFVGKKPKTSYRVTNIGRLAFKEHLNFLEKLINSK from the coding sequence ATGGGAATTATTGATAAATTAAATAAAAATTTCGAAAGTCGGGTGCGATTAGGTATTATGTCAATCCTAATGGTTAATGACTGGGTGGATTTTACCGAAATGAAGGCCTTGTTGAATATTACCGATGGTAATTTGGCAAGTCATTCCACGGCATTGGAAAAATCAGAATACATAGAAATTAAGAAAGAGTTTGTGGGTAAAAAGCCGAAAACCTCTTATCGTGTTACTAATATTGGCAGATTGGCCTTCAAAGAGCATTTGAATTTTCTCGAAAAATTAATCAATTCTAAATAA
- a CDS encoding DUF4153 domain-containing protein, which produces MKKYHLILVSSLVFILLFYKETIGLNVGVFGLFLLGLVSYNNRSKFKDSLNRMLFGTSFLSCVAFAWYADFASFLALFLSLVFLQFRVQNQELKIIQVIPLLFLNGITSLGRVLMFSQYLPKREINNNFAKKLIAYFVIPAVFLALFFIVYSFGSNHFSSLFTDYYFDINLWILFVISSLGFYISFTFWNYWIPEVCYEKNKLLANNFNDEAKLQNQSTFSFLDIDFERRSGEITLFFLNVLLLIFIVTYNYEQFFEVVEKSKLSADTHERVNAVIFSIVMAIGVILFYFKGGFNFDEKAKNLKQLAKMWIILNAVLIVSAVIKNTEYISHFGLTYKRLGVYAFLGLAIVGLWYSFLKIVKQKTNAFLFNQMLWYFYGLILLCSYVNWGNLITNYNISVNKGIDKEFLGSLNYNDEIYYGLYPEESNDLDNGKTEELSEYQNVNFISKVLYYETLDLK; this is translated from the coding sequence ATGAAAAAATACCATTTGATTTTAGTGAGCAGTCTTGTTTTTATACTGCTTTTTTACAAGGAAACAATAGGCCTGAATGTGGGGGTTTTTGGTCTATTTCTTTTAGGATTAGTAAGTTATAATAACAGGAGTAAATTCAAAGACAGCTTGAATAGGATGTTATTTGGAACTTCATTTCTATCTTGCGTGGCTTTTGCCTGGTATGCTGATTTTGCTTCTTTTCTGGCATTATTCCTGTCTTTGGTTTTTTTACAATTCCGGGTACAAAATCAGGAACTTAAAATCATTCAGGTGATTCCATTGCTATTTTTAAACGGAATTACGTCTTTGGGGCGTGTATTGATGTTTAGTCAGTATTTGCCAAAAAGAGAAATCAATAACAATTTTGCCAAGAAGTTAATCGCCTATTTTGTTATTCCGGCCGTGTTTTTAGCCTTGTTTTTTATAGTTTATTCTTTCGGGAGCAATCATTTTTCTTCGCTTTTTACCGATTATTATTTCGATATTAATCTTTGGATACTTTTTGTGATTTCAAGTTTAGGATTTTATATCTCGTTTACTTTTTGGAATTATTGGATTCCTGAAGTTTGCTATGAAAAAAATAAACTACTGGCTAATAATTTCAACGATGAGGCTAAACTTCAAAATCAAAGCACTTTTTCATTCCTTGATATTGATTTTGAAAGAAGGAGTGGCGAAATCACTTTGTTTTTTCTCAATGTACTGCTTTTGATTTTTATAGTGACTTATAATTATGAGCAATTTTTTGAAGTTGTCGAAAAATCGAAACTAAGTGCAGATACACATGAGCGTGTCAATGCAGTTATTTTCTCCATTGTTATGGCTATTGGTGTTATCTTATTTTATTTTAAAGGCGGATTTAATTTTGATGAGAAAGCAAAAAATCTGAAACAATTAGCTAAAATGTGGATTATTCTGAACGCAGTTTTGATTGTAAGTGCTGTGATTAAAAATACCGAATACATCTCTCATTTTGGATTGACCTATAAAAGGTTAGGAGTGTATGCGTTTTTAGGATTGGCAATTGTTGGATTGTGGTATTCTTTTTTAAAAATTGTAAAACAGAAAACCAATGCCTTTCTTTTTAACCAAATGCTATGGTATTTCTATGGTTTAATTCTTTTGTGCAGCTATGTCAATTGGGGAAATTTGATTACGAATTATAATATTTCGGTAAACAAGGGAATTGACAAGGAATTTCTTGGAAGTTTAAATTATAATGATGAAATATATTATGGTTTGTATCCGGAGGAATCTAATGATTTAGATAATGGCAAAACGGAAGAATTATCAGAATATCAAAATGTGAATTTTATATCTAAAGTTTTGTATTATGAAACACTGGATTTGAAATGA
- a CDS encoding response regulator, with product MILLIIIWFLTYLTIDRKIDHLNNFSYKSYQVSQDFSTNIKRFQTFLLYGYKEKDFYIHHNQKDLSQYISNLNRQRATINSIYKESRELQIEINEKQMLRLFNKIDLLIANVNQYKKIALIRGFKDYGIEGKMRNKAHFLEEKKYLKAFTILQFRRHEKDYMLRSEKNYLQKFQNLYNNTIQSNEISPVSKQILKDYKRYFDTLVMLTNQLGHAQNLGLNGKINQSNEEIENLFNLIISYNEIRINQLKANLFYFQIGQTLLMIAIALFLCVYISKYFTKDIKLLSLDISNFIFSNFKNTNSNLLQQSSIKEVNFLLNSYKILKEKLNENLVALEKNNETANNTAKFKTQFLANMSHEIRSPLNGVIGMLNILKTSPLNSDQSEYIEIAEHSANHLLGIVNMILDHSKMEAGKIKLEQHPTHLKNELSKLIRLFEYRIKDKNIALHFNFDERIESNILCDNLRLLQVLINLLDNAIKFTTVGDVKLEVNHIEEHDNIQKINFRVMDSGIGIDVNKTEQLLLAFEQADLTTTRKYGGTGLGLTISNQLISLMGGSKLNIIALKEGGSSFSFDIPFKINKTSLAVENTANASISSNKNSVNKALIVEDNLINQKVLRKLLDKINIPADIANNGIEAVALFEKNDYDIIFMDLHMPEMDGFEATKKIHSLAKYKAKNIPIIAVTASAFDEDKIKAIANGMDDFVSKPIVLKNLEETIVKQMKLHYSV from the coding sequence ATGATTCTTTTAATCATTATCTGGTTTCTAACCTACCTCACTATTGATCGAAAAATAGACCATCTGAATAATTTCAGCTATAAATCGTATCAGGTTTCTCAGGACTTTAGTACTAATATCAAACGGTTTCAAACCTTTTTACTATACGGTTACAAGGAGAAAGATTTTTACATCCATCATAATCAGAAAGATTTAAGCCAATATATTTCTAATTTAAATAGACAAAGAGCAACTATTAATTCGATTTATAAGGAATCCCGGGAACTCCAAATCGAAATTAACGAAAAACAGATGCTCAGGCTTTTTAACAAAATTGATCTGCTTATTGCAAATGTCAATCAGTACAAAAAGATTGCTTTAATTAGAGGATTTAAAGATTATGGTATTGAAGGCAAAATGCGTAACAAAGCACATTTTTTAGAAGAAAAAAAATATTTAAAAGCTTTTACCATTCTCCAGTTTCGCCGCCACGAAAAAGACTATATGCTGCGATCTGAAAAAAACTATCTTCAAAAATTTCAAAATTTATACAACAACACCATACAATCTAACGAAATCAGCCCAGTTTCAAAACAAATTCTTAAAGATTATAAACGCTATTTTGACACCTTGGTAATGCTAACAAACCAATTAGGTCATGCTCAAAATCTGGGATTGAACGGCAAAATAAACCAATCCAACGAAGAAATTGAAAACCTATTCAACCTTATTATTTCTTACAACGAAATCAGGATTAACCAATTAAAAGCCAATTTATTTTATTTCCAAATTGGACAAACCTTGTTAATGATTGCCATTGCTTTGTTTTTATGTGTTTATATCTCCAAATATTTTACCAAAGACATCAAATTACTTTCATTGGACATTTCGAATTTCATTTTTTCGAATTTTAAAAACACTAATTCTAACTTGCTCCAACAATCATCTATCAAAGAAGTTAATTTTTTATTGAACAGTTATAAAATACTAAAAGAAAAACTCAATGAAAACCTGGTTGCTCTTGAAAAAAACAATGAAACAGCTAACAATACTGCCAAATTTAAAACCCAGTTTCTGGCAAATATGAGCCACGAAATCCGCTCGCCCCTAAATGGTGTTATCGGTATGTTGAATATCCTTAAAACAAGTCCTTTAAACAGCGACCAATCGGAATATATTGAAATTGCCGAACACAGTGCCAATCATCTTTTAGGTATTGTCAACATGATTTTAGATCATTCTAAAATGGAAGCCGGAAAGATCAAACTGGAACAACATCCAACGCATCTTAAAAATGAACTTTCAAAATTAATCCGATTATTCGAATACCGCATCAAAGACAAAAACATCGCCTTGCATTTTAATTTTGATGAACGCATTGAAAGCAATATTCTTTGTGATAACTTAAGACTCCTGCAGGTTTTAATCAATCTTTTGGACAACGCCATTAAGTTTACAACTGTAGGCGATGTCAAACTGGAAGTAAATCATATTGAAGAACATGACAATATTCAAAAAATCAATTTTAGGGTGATGGATTCCGGAATAGGTATTGATGTTAATAAAACCGAACAACTGCTACTGGCCTTTGAACAGGCCGATTTAACAACTACCCGAAAATACGGAGGAACGGGTCTGGGACTCACCATTTCAAACCAATTAATCAGTTTGATGGGAGGCTCTAAATTAAACATCATCGCTTTAAAAGAAGGAGGATCCAGTTTTAGTTTTGATATTCCATTCAAAATAAATAAGACTTCGTTAGCTGTCGAAAATACAGCTAATGCATCGATAAGTTCAAACAAAAATAGCGTTAATAAAGCCTTAATTGTTGAAGATAATTTAATCAATCAAAAGGTATTAAGAAAACTCCTGGACAAAATAAATATCCCTGCCGACATAGCTAACAACGGAATAGAAGCCGTTGCCCTTTTCGAAAAAAACGATTACGACATCATTTTTATGGACTTACACATGCCGGAAATGGACGGTTTTGAGGCTACTAAAAAAATCCATTCGTTAGCCAAATACAAAGCTAAAAACATTCCAATTATTGCCGTTACCGCCAGTGCTTTTGATGAAGATAAAATCAAAGCCATAGCCAATGGAATGGATGATTTTGTAAGCAAACCTATTGTACTAAAAAATCTGGAAGAAACTATTGTAAAACAAATGAAACTGCATTATAGCGTATAA
- the rluF gene encoding 23S rRNA pseudouridine(2604) synthase RluF yields MEENLKRLNKFIAETGFCSRREADKYIEEGRVTINDVVPELGTKVGINDEVRIDGKLIHEKNEKPVYLAFNKPVGIECTTNLEVRNNIVDYINYPKRIFPIGRLDKASEGLIFMTNDGDIVNKILRARNNHEKEYTVTVNKPITDRFIQRMGNGVPILDTVTRKCKVEQISKYIFKIILTQGLNRQIRRMCEYLGYEVTALKRIRIINISLDVPVGRYRDLTDAEIKELNELIEPSSKTEEASLPKVEAPKRQTEFIKKNDPRFRKRGDY; encoded by the coding sequence ATGGAAGAAAATCTAAAACGTCTCAACAAATTCATAGCCGAAACCGGTTTTTGCTCCCGTCGTGAGGCCGACAAATATATTGAAGAAGGTCGTGTAACCATCAATGATGTCGTTCCGGAACTTGGGACAAAAGTGGGTATAAATGACGAAGTGCGCATTGATGGCAAACTAATTCATGAGAAAAACGAAAAACCTGTTTATCTTGCTTTCAATAAACCTGTTGGGATTGAATGTACTACTAACCTGGAAGTCCGCAACAACATTGTGGATTACATCAACTATCCCAAACGTATTTTCCCTATTGGACGTTTAGACAAAGCTTCGGAAGGATTGATTTTTATGACCAATGATGGTGATATTGTCAATAAAATATTGCGTGCCCGAAACAATCACGAAAAAGAATATACTGTAACAGTAAACAAACCTATCACCGATCGTTTTATCCAACGAATGGGAAATGGTGTTCCTATTTTAGACACCGTAACCCGAAAATGTAAGGTAGAGCAAATTAGCAAGTACATTTTCAAAATCATACTTACCCAAGGTTTGAACCGTCAAATTCGCAGAATGTGCGAATATTTAGGCTATGAAGTAACTGCTTTGAAACGTATTCGAATTATCAATATTTCGCTTGATGTTCCTGTGGGACGCTACCGCGATTTGACCGATGCTGAAATTAAAGAATTAAATGAATTGATTGAACCTTCGAGCAAAACCGAAGAAGCGAGCTTACCTAAAGTGGAAGCACCAAAACGCCAAACGGAATTCATCAAAAAAAATGATCCCCGATTTAGAAAACGCGGGGATTATTAA
- a CDS encoding alpha/beta fold hydrolase, with amino-acid sequence MKIEVANVFLIMKKALYFLFTKSIGLYINLLSFIFPKKANQLAYALFSEPRDGKLLKEKLPNVLKETDQEIYQHEGEYFQTYTWKGNENVILLVHGWESNASRWENLLTYLKKSNSTIVALDAPGHGLSSGKEFNIPQYAAFIDILVQKYQPKHLIGHSLGGKTCLYYQSTYQSNSIEKMVILGSPSDFKIILNNYINLLSLNSKISKGLENYYLHHFNLQLEHFSGKVFASKIKTKGLIAHDTDDSIVLFEEAKKIASSWQDAIFIETKGLGHSLHGEELYQKIYAFLFE; translated from the coding sequence ATGAAAATTGAAGTAGCTAACGTTTTTTTGATTATGAAAAAAGCCCTTTATTTTTTATTCACTAAGTCTATAGGTTTATACATCAACCTCTTGAGTTTTATATTTCCTAAAAAAGCAAACCAGCTGGCTTATGCGCTTTTTAGTGAACCAAGAGACGGAAAATTACTCAAAGAAAAACTTCCTAATGTACTTAAAGAAACAGATCAGGAAATTTACCAACATGAAGGCGAATATTTTCAAACCTACACCTGGAAAGGCAACGAGAATGTCATTTTGCTGGTACACGGTTGGGAAAGCAATGCTTCGCGTTGGGAAAATTTATTGACCTACCTAAAAAAATCCAACAGCACCATTGTTGCTCTGGATGCTCCGGGACACGGATTATCGAGTGGAAAAGAATTCAATATTCCGCAATATGCTGCCTTTATTGATATTCTGGTTCAAAAATACCAACCCAAACATCTTATTGGTCATTCTCTGGGCGGGAAAACCTGTCTTTACTACCAATCGACTTATCAAAGTAACAGCATCGAAAAAATGGTGATTCTGGGCTCTCCAAGTGATTTTAAAATTATCCTTAATAATTACATCAATTTGTTGAGCTTAAATTCTAAAATATCCAAAGGACTCGAAAATTATTATCTCCATCATTTTAATCTTCAATTAGAACATTTTTCAGGGAAAGTTTTTGCTTCGAAAATAAAAACCAAAGGACTCATTGCTCATGATACCGATGACAGCATTGTACTATTTGAAGAAGCAAAAAAAATAGCCAGTAGCTGGCAAGATGCTATTTTTATAGAAACCAAAGGTCTTGGTCACAGCCTGCATGGCGAAGAATTATATCAGAAAATTTACGCATTCTTATTCGAATAA
- a CDS encoding beta-glucosidase, translating into MKTINSLVFIISLTTITTFAQHDFKFTNTALPVEERVNDLVSRMTVDEKISQLMDSSPAIERLGVPEYNWWNESLHGVARAGYATVFPQSISIASSWDRKLIFDVASAISDEARAKHHEFLRRGQHGMYQGLTFWSPNVNIFRDPRWGRGHETYGEDPFLTSQLGLNYVNGLQGTDKKYLKVIATAKHYAVHSGPEPSRHQFNAETSDIDLYETYLPAFRTLVKEGQVYSVMGAYNRFRGESASASPFLFDILRNKWGFNGYIVSDCGAVTDIWKWHKITPDAATASALAVKTGLDLECGSSYKSLKEALERKLLTEADIDITLKRLFTARFKLGMFDPEEIVPYAQIPFSVNNNSSHDYLARVASQKSIVLLKNQNHTLPLSKNIKTIAVIGPNANDIQSLWGNYSGIPSNPVTVLKGIQNKLEPNTKVLYAKGTDLAKGVPEMKIIPSVYFQNENGTQGLTAEYFDNTKWEGKPLFSRIDDNINFQWDINTPDSRLKMGNYSVKWTGYLVAPKTGTYSISEWSKPFMTVEIEGGKNTGGKNNHHPRFRPQKVELEAGKRYKIEVKYQNFYGDAIAQLLWAEPQENVLQQAVQTANQADAVVLVLGLNERLEGEEMKVEADGFDGGDRTSLNLPSNQEELIKTMVATGKPVILVLINGSALSVNWANNNVPAILTAGYPGQQGGNAIADVLFGDYNPAGRLPVTYYKSVDQLPDFENYDMKGRTYRYFDKKPLYPFGFGLSYTKFKYSNLQIPAIVNAEKDFEVSVDVSNIGDRDGDEVVELYLKDEKASTPRPIVQLEGFERIHLKKGETKTVRFTITPRQLSLINNKKQRVVEPGWFTISVGGKQPDDSKDNQSGRFNINGKTLQLEK; encoded by the coding sequence ATGAAAACAATAAACTCTTTAGTGTTTATTATTAGTCTGACAACAATAACCACTTTTGCACAGCATGATTTCAAGTTTACCAATACTGCATTGCCTGTTGAAGAACGCGTAAATGATTTGGTATCCAGAATGACTGTTGACGAAAAAATAAGCCAATTAATGGATTCCTCACCGGCTATAGAACGTCTTGGTGTACCGGAATACAACTGGTGGAACGAATCCTTACACGGTGTTGCCCGTGCCGGATATGCCACAGTCTTTCCGCAATCCATTTCCATCGCCTCTTCCTGGGACAGAAAATTAATATTTGATGTGGCCTCTGCCATTTCTGACGAAGCCCGTGCCAAACACCACGAATTTTTAAGACGAGGACAACACGGTATGTACCAGGGATTGACCTTCTGGTCTCCTAATGTCAACATTTTCCGTGATCCTCGTTGGGGTCGTGGTCATGAAACTTATGGGGAAGATCCTTTTCTGACCTCGCAATTAGGACTTAATTATGTTAATGGTCTTCAGGGAACCGATAAAAAATACCTGAAAGTGATTGCCACCGCAAAACATTATGCTGTGCATTCAGGTCCGGAACCATCCCGTCATCAATTTAATGCCGAAACCAGCGATATTGATCTATACGAAACCTATCTTCCTGCCTTTCGAACTTTAGTCAAAGAGGGACAGGTTTACTCGGTAATGGGGGCTTATAACCGTTTTAGAGGTGAATCGGCCAGTGCCAGTCCCTTTTTATTTGATATTCTTAGAAACAAATGGGGGTTTAATGGCTATATCGTATCCGATTGTGGTGCTGTAACTGATATTTGGAAATGGCACAAAATTACACCTGATGCGGCAACGGCTTCTGCTTTAGCTGTAAAAACAGGACTGGATTTGGAATGTGGCAGCAGTTACAAATCATTGAAAGAAGCATTGGAACGCAAATTGCTGACCGAAGCCGACATTGACATCACTTTAAAACGTTTGTTTACAGCTCGTTTTAAACTGGGCATGTTTGACCCGGAAGAAATTGTACCTTATGCCCAAATTCCATTTTCGGTAAACAATAATTCGTCTCATGACTATTTGGCCAGGGTAGCTTCGCAAAAAAGTATTGTTCTTTTGAAAAATCAGAATCATACACTTCCGCTTTCCAAAAACATTAAAACAATTGCTGTAATTGGACCTAATGCCAATGATATACAATCCTTATGGGGAAATTACAGCGGAATTCCAAGCAATCCTGTCACAGTATTAAAAGGAATCCAAAACAAATTAGAGCCAAACACAAAAGTGTTGTATGCCAAAGGTACCGATTTGGCCAAAGGTGTTCCTGAAATGAAAATTATTCCATCTGTTTATTTTCAAAATGAAAATGGTACACAAGGCTTAACAGCAGAATACTTTGATAATACCAAATGGGAAGGGAAACCGCTTTTTAGCCGAATTGACGACAATATCAATTTTCAATGGGACATCAACACTCCGGATTCCCGATTGAAAATGGGGAATTACAGTGTGAAATGGACGGGTTATCTTGTGGCTCCAAAAACAGGAACTTACAGTATTTCAGAATGGTCAAAACCATTTATGACGGTGGAAATTGAAGGCGGAAAAAATACCGGTGGAAAAAACAACCACCATCCACGTTTTCGCCCGCAAAAAGTAGAACTGGAAGCTGGAAAAAGATACAAAATAGAGGTAAAATACCAAAACTTCTATGGCGATGCCATAGCCCAACTTTTATGGGCTGAACCACAGGAAAATGTATTACAGCAAGCTGTTCAAACGGCTAATCAGGCGGATGCTGTAGTTCTGGTATTAGGATTAAATGAACGTCTGGAAGGCGAAGAAATGAAAGTAGAAGCAGATGGTTTTGATGGTGGAGACCGCACCAGTCTTAACCTGCCGTCTAATCAGGAAGAATTGATAAAAACTATGGTAGCCACGGGAAAACCTGTTATTCTGGTTTTAATAAACGGAAGTGCGCTTTCTGTTAACTGGGCTAACAATAACGTTCCTGCTATTCTAACTGCCGGATATCCGGGGCAACAGGGAGGTAATGCCATTGCTGATGTCCTTTTTGGCGATTACAATCCAGCGGGTCGATTACCAGTTACTTACTACAAATCAGTTGATCAACTTCCAGATTTTGAAAATTATGATATGAAAGGTCGTACCTATCGTTATTTTGATAAAAAGCCATTATATCCGTTTGGATTTGGTTTAAGTTATACCAAATTTAAATACAGTAACCTTCAAATCCCTGCCATTGTTAATGCTGAAAAAGATTTTGAAGTATCTGTTGATGTAAGCAATATTGGCGACCGTGACGGAGATGAAGTAGTAGAATTATATCTAAAAGACGAAAAAGCTTCTACTCCACGCCCTATTGTGCAACTAGAAGGTTTTGAACGCATTCATTTAAAAAAGGGAGAGACTAAAACGGTTCGTTTTACAATAACACCAAGGCAACTTTCTTTAATCAATAACAAAAAACAACGCGTTGTAGAACCCGGATGGTTTACCATCTCAGTAGGAGGAAAACAACCCGATGATTCAAAAGACAACCAAAGTGGTCGTTTTAACATCAACGGCAAAACGCTTCAACTCGAAAAATAG